In the Sarcophilus harrisii chromosome 1, mSarHar1.11, whole genome shotgun sequence genome, one interval contains:
- the C1QTNF8 gene encoding complement C1q tumor necrosis factor-related protein 8 yields MGFFLFMLLFLVIHAATWPDLGQSKQSVQKCVRCCSPTGTPAAATSSRMSNYPSWVMPRLQPTIDITILKGEKGESGEKGQSGVSGKEGIPGQRGYRGRKGQKGQIGLPGNSCKHVYEAFSVGRKKVLHSSDYFQDVTFDTEFVNLYKHFNMFTGRFSCYVAGIYFFNLNVHTWNFKETYLHLMRNDQEAAILYTQPSDRSIMQSQSLMLDLEEGDEVWVRMFKRERENAIYSEESDIYITFNGHLIKPAED; encoded by the exons ATGGGGTTCTTCCTCTTTATGCTGTTGTTTTTGGTGATACATGCTGCGACCTGGCCAGACCTGGGCCAATCCAAACAGAGTGTCCAGAAGTGTGTCCGATGCTGCAGCCCCACAGGAACTCCAGCTGCTGCCACTTCCAGTAGGATGAGTAACTATCCCTCATGGGTGATGCCCCGGCTGCAACCCACAATTGACATCACCATTCTTAAAG GCGAGAAAGGTGAATCGGGAGAAAAAGGACAATCTGGAGtgagtgggaaggaaggaatacCAGGCCAGCGAGGGTACCGAGGACGGAAAGGCCAGAAGGGACAAATAGGCCTGCCAGGAAATTCCTGCAAACATGTCTACGAAGCCTTCTCAGTGGGACGGAAAAAGGTCCTTCACAGCTCTGACTACTTTCAAGATGTCACATTTGACACAGAATTTGTGAATCTCTACAAGCATTTTAACATGTTCACAGGTCGGTTTTCCTGTTATGTGGCTGGCATCTACTTCTTCAACCTGAACGTGCACACGTGGAACTTCAAGGAGACTTACCTGCACCTGATGAGGAATGACCAGGAAGCAGCTATTCTGTACACCCAGCCCAGTGACCGAAGCATCATGCAGAGCCAGAGCCTCATGCTAGACCTGGAGGAGGGAGATGAGGTCTGGGTACGGATGTTCAAGCGAGAACGAGAGAATGCTATCTACAGTGAGGAGTCTGACATCTACATCACCTTCAACGGCCACTTGATTAAACCTGCTGAAGACTAA